Proteins found in one Armatimonadota bacterium genomic segment:
- the rpsR gene encoding 30S ribosomal protein S18: MAEGKSKSGKKEWRGRRPKRKNCTFCAEKAEAIDYKDVTRLRRFVTERGKVLPRRVSGNCARHQRALALAIKRARELALLPYTSE, from the coding sequence ATGGCCGAGGGAAAGAGCAAGTCGGGCAAAAAGGAGTGGCGGGGTCGGCGGCCCAAGCGCAAGAACTGCACGTTCTGCGCCGAGAAGGCCGAGGCGATCGACTACAAGGACGTCACGCGCCTGCGCCGGTTCGTGACCGAGCGGGGGAAGGTCCTGCCCCGGCGCGTCTCGGGTAACTGCGCGCGGCACCAGCGGGCGCTGGCGCTGGCCATCAAGCGCGCCCGGGAGCTGGCGCTGCTGCCCTACACATCCGAGTGA
- a CDS encoding DUF2232 domain-containing protein codes for MPRTLSVRGLTEGAILASVTVVLALAAQYLPVAGAAAFFLCPLPLVVLVVRHGLRVAVLSAAVAAAIGSMAGGILIGLSIVVAFAPLGLAMGWGVRQGWSGGPVWLLTWGVAVASALASAGLAMLGVGVDPRQVLQQMIQQTRTGQEVAAGVYARLGVDPAVVRQATDQIQQMMNLLPRLLPLLFVVGGAVSAYLNLVVGRAVLRRIRIEVPALAPASSWRLPSWFLWSLPVGLGLQMAAGAASVPVQTPAAVLRRLPSDDAQAVLVQTVTRYPLVETAGMNLTLLAYLVFSALGLITAWVLLGRYRLPRWYRIAVLFLAVATPALSVAVLLLGLADAVFDLRGRWREGAPAPEGRGAP; via the coding sequence GTGCCGCGCACCCTGTCCGTCCGCGGGCTGACCGAGGGAGCCATCCTCGCGTCGGTGACGGTGGTGCTGGCCCTGGCGGCCCAGTACCTCCCGGTGGCGGGGGCGGCGGCGTTCTTCCTGTGCCCGCTGCCGCTGGTCGTCCTGGTCGTCCGCCACGGCCTCCGGGTGGCGGTCCTGTCCGCCGCCGTGGCGGCCGCCATCGGCAGCATGGCGGGAGGCATCCTCATCGGCCTGAGCATCGTGGTGGCGTTCGCCCCTCTGGGCCTGGCCATGGGATGGGGGGTGCGGCAGGGCTGGTCTGGTGGGCCGGTGTGGCTGCTGACCTGGGGGGTGGCCGTGGCCTCGGCCCTCGCCAGCGCCGGGCTCGCCATGCTGGGCGTGGGCGTCGACCCCCGCCAGGTCCTCCAGCAGATGATCCAGCAGACCCGCACCGGCCAGGAGGTGGCGGCGGGCGTGTACGCGCGGCTGGGCGTGGACCCCGCGGTGGTCCGCCAGGCGACCGATCAGATCCAGCAGATGATGAATCTGCTGCCGCGCCTGCTGCCGCTTTTGTTCGTGGTGGGCGGCGCTGTCAGCGCCTACCTGAACCTGGTGGTCGGCCGGGCAGTCCTGCGGCGGATCCGGATCGAGGTGCCGGCCCTGGCGCCGGCGTCGTCGTGGAGGCTGCCGTCGTGGTTCCTGTGGTCTCTGCCGGTCGGGCTGGGGCTGCAGATGGCAGCCGGGGCGGCGTCGGTGCCGGTGCAGACCCCGGCGGCGGTCCTGCGGCGCCTGCCATCGGACGACGCGCAGGCGGTGCTGGTCCAGACCGTCACGCGGTATCCCCTGGTGGAGACGGCGGGGATGAACCTGACCCTCCTGGCCTACCTGGTGTTCTCGGCGCTGGGCCTGATCACGGCGTGGGTGCTGCTGGGCCGGTACCGCCTGCCGCGCTGGTACCGGATCGCGGTCCTCTTCCTGGCGGTGGCGACGCCCGCTCTCAGCGTGGCCGTCCTGCTCCTGGGGCTGGCGGATGCGGTCTTTGACCTGCGCGGGCGCTGGCGGGAGGGCGCGCCGGCGCCGGAAGGACGGGGGGCGCCGTGA
- the rplI gene encoding 50S ribosomal protein L9, with amino-acid sequence MKVVLLADVRGLGRAGDVVEVKDGYARNYLLPRGLAAEATAGRVRAMQDRQQARARRQEREQEQAARLAEALKGTVVEVRARAGEGGRLFGSVTAADIAEALAARGFDVSKRQVELEEPIKAAGVYTVPVRIAPGVVARVEVNVLAAP; translated from the coding sequence GTGAAGGTCGTCCTGCTGGCCGACGTGCGCGGCCTGGGCCGCGCCGGAGACGTGGTCGAGGTCAAAGACGGCTACGCCCGCAACTACCTGCTGCCGCGGGGGCTGGCCGCCGAGGCGACCGCGGGCCGGGTGCGCGCGATGCAGGACCGCCAGCAGGCGCGCGCCCGGCGGCAGGAACGCGAACAGGAACAGGCCGCGCGCCTGGCGGAGGCCCTGAAGGGAACGGTGGTGGAGGTACGGGCCCGGGCAGGCGAGGGCGGCCGCCTGTTCGGATCCGTCACCGCGGCCGATATCGCCGAGGCGCTGGCGGCCCGGGGGTTCGACGTCTCCAAGCGGCAGGTGGAACTGGAGGAGCCCATCAAGGCCGCGGGTGTCTACACGGTGCCGGTGCGGATCGCGCCGGGCGTGGTGGCCCGGGTGGAGGTGAACGTTCTGGCTGCCCCGTAG
- the lonC gene encoding Lon family ATP-dependent protease, which produces MGQQRRILRTINPVGILDSRQSMKRKVAALLGVLGSVLGPELARRTERVGARPLIRSRHLGRQVLGLQRVVYEDPTLMSVPSEAEIPAILDDLQERIADLMARKAVEDELERRAADRMRERQEEYLRDLKMQLLRETSGAESEVTRRRLEELERLEEVRLARTALEALRPRRLSQVVGQERAIRSLLAKLAVPVPQHVILYGPPGVGKTTVARLVLEEAKKLPGSPFRKDAPFIEVDGSTLRWDAREATNPLLGSVHDPIYQGSRREFAELGIPEPKLGLVTRAHGGVLFVDEIGELDPVVQAKLLKVLEDRRVYFESSYYDPSNPHIPAYIRKLFEEGAPADFILIGATTKEPEEISPTLRSRCAEVFFDPLSQEDIQKIVRQAARRLGVEISSEVPRIISEYTVEGRRAVNILADAYGVALYRRRGRLGNGARRPRVRITVRDLQEVIRAGRLAASTPVKASDIPEIGRVFALGVSQYVGSVIEIEAAAFPVGRRQRGTIRFNETAGSMAKDSVFNAVSVIRRLTGIDVGGYDIHVNVIGGGLIDGPSAGLAVALAMLSALQRKPVRQDVAVTGEISIQGRIRQVGGIPEKIYGARQAGMRTVIIPAENRADVPADVRGLEVICASTIDEVLPHVWARPSRRRRGDRRP; this is translated from the coding sequence ATGGGACAGCAGCGGCGCATCCTGCGCACGATCAACCCCGTCGGCATCCTGGACAGCCGCCAGTCCATGAAGCGCAAGGTGGCCGCGCTGCTGGGCGTGTTGGGCAGCGTCCTGGGACCCGAACTGGCCCGCCGTACCGAGAGGGTCGGCGCGCGGCCCCTGATACGCAGCCGCCATCTGGGCCGGCAGGTGCTGGGCCTGCAGCGGGTGGTGTACGAGGATCCCACCCTCATGTCGGTTCCGTCGGAGGCGGAGATCCCCGCCATCCTCGACGACCTCCAGGAGCGTATCGCCGACCTGATGGCCCGCAAGGCCGTGGAGGATGAACTGGAGCGGCGGGCGGCCGACCGGATGCGGGAACGCCAGGAGGAGTACCTGCGCGATCTGAAGATGCAGCTGCTCCGGGAGACCTCCGGGGCCGAAAGCGAGGTCACCCGCCGCCGCCTGGAGGAGCTGGAGAGGCTGGAAGAGGTGCGGCTGGCCCGCACGGCCCTGGAGGCCCTGCGGCCCCGGCGGCTGTCCCAGGTGGTGGGCCAGGAGCGGGCGATACGGTCCCTGCTGGCCAAGCTGGCCGTGCCGGTGCCCCAGCACGTGATCCTCTACGGGCCGCCCGGGGTGGGCAAGACCACCGTGGCCCGGCTGGTCCTGGAGGAAGCCAAGAAGCTGCCCGGCAGCCCGTTCCGCAAGGACGCTCCCTTCATCGAGGTGGACGGGTCCACCCTGCGGTGGGACGCCCGCGAGGCCACCAACCCCCTGCTGGGGTCGGTGCACGACCCCATCTACCAGGGCAGCCGGCGCGAGTTCGCCGAGCTGGGCATCCCGGAGCCGAAGCTGGGGCTGGTCACCCGCGCCCACGGCGGGGTCCTGTTCGTGGACGAGATCGGGGAGCTGGACCCGGTGGTGCAGGCCAAACTGCTGAAGGTTCTGGAAGACCGGCGGGTGTACTTTGAGTCCTCCTACTACGACCCCTCCAACCCCCACATCCCCGCCTACATCCGCAAACTGTTCGAGGAGGGCGCGCCGGCCGACTTCATCCTGATCGGGGCCACCACCAAGGAGCCCGAGGAGATCAGCCCGACCCTGCGGTCGCGCTGCGCCGAGGTCTTCTTCGACCCCCTCTCCCAGGAGGACATCCAGAAGATCGTGCGCCAGGCGGCCCGCCGGCTGGGGGTGGAGATCAGCAGCGAGGTGCCGCGCATCATCAGCGAGTACACGGTGGAAGGGCGGCGCGCCGTCAACATCCTGGCCGACGCCTACGGCGTCGCCCTGTACCGCCGGAGGGGCCGGCTGGGCAATGGAGCCCGCCGGCCGCGGGTCCGGATCACGGTGCGGGACCTGCAGGAGGTGATCCGCGCGGGGCGGCTGGCCGCCAGCACGCCCGTGAAGGCGTCCGATATCCCGGAGATCGGGCGGGTGTTCGCCCTGGGTGTGTCCCAGTATGTGGGATCGGTGATCGAGATCGAGGCGGCCGCGTTCCCCGTGGGACGGCGCCAGCGCGGCACCATCCGGTTCAACGAGACCGCCGGGTCCATGGCCAAGGACTCGGTGTTCAACGCGGTCTCGGTGATCCGGCGGCTGACCGGAATCGATGTGGGCGGGTACGACATCCACGTGAATGTCATCGGCGGCGGCCTCATCGACGGCCCCAGCGCCGGTCTGGCTGTGGCCCTGGCCATGCTGTCGGCCCTGCAGAGAAAGCCCGTGCGCCAGGACGTGGCCGTCACCGGCGAGATCTCCATCCAGGGGAGGATCCGTCAGGTGGGCGGGATCCCCGAGAAGATCTACGGGGCGCGCCAGGCCGGGATGCGGACGGTCATCATCCCCGCCGAGAACCGGGCCGACGTCCCCGCCGACGTCCGGGGGCTGGAGGTGATCTGCGCCTCCACCATCGACGAGGTGCTGCCCCATGTGTGGGCCCGCCCGTCCCGCCGTCGGAGGGGCGACCGGCGCCCGTAG
- the dnaB gene encoding replicative DNA helicase: MTMPAIAIERVPPQNLEAEQGVLGSMLLDRDAIARVVELLRPEDFYRDAHRRIFETVVELFERGEPVDLITVTDRLRDRGQLDDVGGAGYVTSLLHAVPTAANVEYYARIVLQKSMLRQLIAAGTQIAQMGYEGETDVEMLVDRAEKLVFSIANRRLAQEFVPIREILKESFERIDQRYQNKDTVTGVPTGFADLNKITSGFQPGDLVIVAARPAMGKCLKYDAELVDPLTGDVRTIQELVGRRQAVLWTLDEGGCLRTASPSHFVDDGIRPVFRVRTASGREVETTASHPFLTPQGWRPLADLRVGEPIAVPARLPAFGALDLPAYEVKLLAYLCARTMATSPALAADYADAVAVGEAIRAATHPRPAPAVQDPARPPVQGAAVPEVVGALLARHPVLGLPAESAALPAVVFSLTRPKLALFLSRLLACTAVVEGEADGLAVRCRLPSPRMARQCQHLLLRFGVAASVDGPDLRVSGDHGWRLLRQVGMVGWERWRERARHETASLLPDSDVLWDPVVAIDEAGEAQVYDLTVPSTHNFVANDICVHNTTFALNIARTAAVKHKIPVAIFSLETSKEQLVQRFLCAEAEVDGSKLRTGFLADSDWPRLAQAMGRLAEAPIFIDDSATISVIEMRAKARKMKAEHGLGLIVVDYLQMIQSYKRTENRTQEISEIARSLKSLAKELNIPLMAISQLSRAVEVTGTRRPMLSHLRESGELEQVADLVLFIYREDYYNPDTDKKNIAEIIIAKHRNGPIGTVELYFHREFSKFGDLDLRRG; encoded by the coding sequence ATGACGATGCCGGCGATTGCCATCGAGCGGGTCCCGCCCCAGAACCTGGAGGCCGAGCAGGGCGTGCTGGGATCGATGCTGTTGGACCGCGACGCCATCGCCCGGGTGGTGGAGCTCCTCCGACCCGAGGACTTTTACCGGGACGCGCACCGGAGGATCTTCGAGACCGTCGTGGAGCTGTTCGAGCGCGGCGAGCCGGTGGACCTGATCACCGTGACCGACCGCCTCCGCGACCGGGGGCAGCTGGACGACGTGGGGGGCGCCGGGTATGTCACGTCGCTGCTGCACGCCGTGCCCACGGCGGCCAACGTGGAGTACTACGCGCGCATCGTGCTGCAGAAGTCGATGCTGCGCCAGCTGATTGCCGCCGGCACCCAGATCGCCCAGATGGGTTATGAGGGCGAGACCGACGTGGAGATGCTGGTGGACCGCGCGGAGAAGCTGGTGTTCTCCATCGCCAACCGCCGTCTGGCGCAGGAGTTCGTGCCCATCCGGGAGATCCTCAAGGAGAGCTTCGAGCGCATCGACCAGCGGTACCAGAACAAGGACACGGTCACCGGCGTGCCCACGGGATTCGCCGACCTGAACAAGATCACCAGCGGGTTTCAGCCGGGAGACCTGGTCATCGTGGCCGCGCGGCCGGCCATGGGGAAGTGCCTGAAGTACGACGCCGAGCTGGTGGACCCCCTCACCGGCGACGTCCGGACCATTCAGGAGCTGGTGGGGCGCCGCCAGGCGGTCCTCTGGACGCTGGATGAGGGCGGGTGCCTGCGCACGGCTTCTCCCTCCCACTTTGTGGACGACGGCATCCGTCCTGTCTTCCGCGTCCGGACGGCCTCGGGCCGCGAGGTGGAAACCACCGCGTCCCATCCCTTCCTCACCCCGCAGGGCTGGCGGCCCCTGGCGGACCTGCGGGTGGGCGAACCCATCGCCGTGCCGGCCCGCCTGCCGGCTTTCGGCGCGCTGGACCTGCCGGCGTACGAGGTGAAGCTCCTGGCCTACCTGTGCGCCCGGACCATGGCGACCTCTCCGGCGCTGGCTGCCGACTACGCCGACGCCGTCGCGGTCGGCGAAGCCATCCGGGCCGCCACCCACCCCCGTCCCGCGCCCGCTGTGCAGGACCCGGCGCGGCCGCCTGTGCAGGGCGCGGCCGTGCCGGAGGTGGTGGGGGCGCTGCTGGCGCGGCACCCGGTCCTGGGGCTGCCGGCGGAATCGGCGGCACTTCCGGCCGTGGTGTTTTCCCTGACCCGCCCCAAGCTGGCGCTGTTCCTCTCCCGGTTGCTGGCGTGCACCGCCGTGGTGGAGGGCGAGGCCGATGGGCTGGCGGTGCGCTGCCGGCTGCCCAGTCCCCGCATGGCCCGCCAGTGCCAGCACCTGCTGTTGCGGTTCGGGGTGGCGGCGTCGGTGGACGGGCCCGACCTGCGGGTGAGCGGAGACCACGGCTGGCGGTTGCTGCGCCAGGTGGGCATGGTGGGGTGGGAGCGGTGGCGGGAGCGCGCCCGGCACGAAACCGCGAGCCTGCTGCCCGACTCCGACGTGCTGTGGGATCCGGTGGTGGCCATTGACGAGGCGGGGGAGGCCCAGGTCTACGACCTGACGGTGCCGTCCACCCACAACTTCGTGGCCAACGACATCTGCGTGCACAACACGACCTTTGCGCTGAACATCGCCCGGACCGCGGCGGTCAAGCACAAGATCCCCGTCGCCATCTTCAGCCTGGAGACCAGCAAGGAGCAGCTGGTGCAGCGGTTTTTGTGCGCCGAAGCGGAGGTGGACGGCAGCAAGCTGCGCACCGGCTTCCTGGCCGACAGCGACTGGCCCCGGCTGGCGCAGGCCATGGGGCGGCTGGCAGAGGCCCCCATCTTCATCGACGACTCGGCCACCATTTCGGTGATCGAAATGCGCGCCAAGGCGCGCAAGATGAAGGCCGAGCACGGGCTGGGTCTGATCGTCGTGGACTACCTGCAGATGATCCAGTCCTACAAGCGGACCGAGAACCGCACCCAGGAGATCAGCGAGATCGCCCGGTCCCTGAAATCCCTGGCCAAGGAGCTGAACATTCCCCTGATGGCCATCTCCCAGCTGTCCCGGGCGGTGGAGGTCACCGGCACCCGGCGCCCGATGCTGTCCCACCTGCGGGAGAGCGGGGAGTTGGAGCAGGTGGCGGACCTGGTCCTGTTCATCTACCGGGAGGACTACTACAATCCGGACACCGACAAGAAGAACATCGCCGAGATCATCATCGCCAAACACCGCAACGGGCCCATCGGCACCGTGGAGCTGTACTTTCACCGGGAGTTCAGCAAGTTTGGAGACCTGGATCTGCGCCGCGGCTAG
- a CDS encoding EamA family transporter, with translation MDAAFALLSAALFAGNALCVRLGLRGSTPATATLLSVATNLTGLWVLAAARGSLGRALHPAAGIFLLAGMFAPALARLTYYESLTLIGVARAATISNTTPLFSALLAVLVLGERLTWRIAGGTLLVVAGVVLAVRQEGGAGAAGRGRATTTGTLLALNTAVMASVSFMLRKTGLRMLPDPVLGAALTVTGSLVVLVPYTASRWRREPLRADRASLGWLVAGGCLTTGGFLAYYLALHLGDVVRVTPLSNTTPLFAVALLYAFRQVEAVRPATALGAVLAVAGIALVAWG, from the coding sequence GTGGACGCCGCGTTCGCCCTGCTGTCCGCCGCGCTGTTCGCCGGCAACGCCCTGTGCGTCCGGCTGGGCCTGCGGGGGTCCACCCCCGCCACCGCCACCCTGCTGTCAGTGGCCACCAACCTCACCGGCCTGTGGGTCCTGGCGGCGGCGCGCGGATCGCTGGGGCGGGCCCTCCATCCGGCGGCCGGGATCTTCCTTCTCGCGGGCATGTTCGCGCCGGCCCTGGCGCGGCTCACCTATTACGAGAGCCTCACCCTGATCGGGGTGGCCCGGGCGGCAACGATCAGCAACACCACGCCGTTGTTCTCTGCCCTGCTGGCGGTGCTGGTGCTGGGAGAACGCCTGACCTGGCGGATTGCCGGGGGGACCCTCCTGGTGGTGGCGGGTGTGGTCCTGGCGGTGCGCCAGGAGGGCGGGGCGGGCGCGGCGGGCAGGGGCCGCGCGACGACGACGGGAACGCTGCTGGCCCTCAACACTGCCGTGATGGCCAGCGTCTCCTTCATGCTGCGCAAGACCGGGCTGCGGATGCTGCCGGACCCCGTGCTGGGGGCGGCCCTCACCGTGACCGGCTCGCTGGTGGTCCTGGTACCCTACACCGCCTCCCGCTGGCGCCGGGAGCCCCTGCGGGCCGACCGCGCCAGTCTGGGGTGGCTGGTGGCCGGAGGATGCCTGACCACAGGGGGTTTCCTGGCCTATTACCTGGCCCTCCACCTGGGGGACGTGGTGCGGGTCACCCCCCTGTCCAACACCACGCCCCTGTTCGCGGTGGCTCTGCTGTACGCATTCCGCCAGGTCGAGGCGGTGCGCCCCGCCACCGCCCTGGGGGCCGTCCTGGCGGTGGCCGGGATCGCGCTCGTGGCGTGGGGGTGA
- a CDS encoding M3 family oligoendopeptidase — translation MPDALEVDLRREFPRTFVPAQAQMGDWSQVEPLFQRLLDRPIESPEEMERWLQDCSELAAALNEERTRRYIAMTTRTDDPAREAAYQEFVEQIEPRAKPYWHRLEVRYLEHPCRRLLPPERYAVLDRIVENDVALFREENIPLETQDALMMKDYQKVTGAMTIAYRGEEITLQQAARFLEEPDRTTRQQVWELISARRLRDAAALDDLYDRMVAVRTRMARHAGFPTYREYAFRRRRRFDYTPEDCLRLHESIERTVVPVVRRILEDRRRLLGVDRLRPWDLLVDPRGRPPLRPSQSIDRLLDGIEEIFRRVDRGLAHQFRFLREQGLLDLDSRRGKAPGGYQSTLHEKRWPFIFGNAVGRDDDIRLLLHEGGHAFHTLASREQPLIHYRTCPTEFAEVASFGMELLAARYVDVLYADPDDYRRSYRNALEDAVTTLPWVATIDAFQHWVYTHPDHSPEERRQAWVQIYRRFHPVVDWSGYEDALAWNWQRQLHLYVAPFYYIEYGIAMTGALQIWRRSRADPRDAVQRYWRALTLGGSQPLPRLFEAAGAAFRFDEATLAPLVAEVAEELDRLGY, via the coding sequence GTGCCGGACGCGCTGGAGGTGGACCTGCGCCGCGAGTTCCCCCGCACATTCGTGCCGGCGCAGGCGCAGATGGGCGACTGGAGCCAGGTCGAACCGCTGTTCCAGCGTCTGCTGGACCGCCCCATCGAGTCGCCGGAGGAGATGGAACGGTGGCTGCAGGACTGCTCGGAGCTCGCCGCCGCCCTCAACGAGGAACGCACCCGCCGGTACATCGCCATGACCACCCGGACCGACGATCCGGCCCGGGAGGCCGCCTACCAGGAGTTCGTGGAGCAGATCGAGCCCCGGGCCAAGCCCTACTGGCACCGGCTGGAGGTCCGGTATCTGGAGCATCCCTGCCGGCGGCTGCTCCCGCCGGAGCGGTACGCGGTCCTGGACCGGATCGTGGAGAACGACGTGGCCCTGTTCCGGGAAGAGAACATCCCCCTGGAAACCCAGGATGCCCTGATGATGAAGGACTACCAGAAGGTCACCGGGGCCATGACCATCGCCTACCGGGGGGAGGAGATCACCCTCCAGCAGGCCGCGCGGTTTCTGGAAGAGCCGGACCGCACCACCCGCCAGCAGGTGTGGGAACTGATCTCCGCCCGCCGCCTGCGGGACGCGGCGGCGCTGGACGACCTCTACGACCGGATGGTGGCGGTGCGCACCCGGATGGCCCGCCACGCCGGCTTCCCGACCTACCGGGAGTACGCCTTCCGCCGGCGGCGGCGATTCGACTACACGCCCGAGGACTGCCTGCGCTTGCACGAGAGCATCGAGCGCACCGTCGTCCCGGTGGTCCGGCGGATCCTGGAAGACCGCCGGCGGCTTCTGGGCGTGGACCGCCTGCGGCCGTGGGACCTCCTGGTGGACCCGCGGGGGCGGCCGCCCCTGCGGCCCTCCCAGTCCATCGACCGGCTGCTGGACGGCATCGAGGAGATCTTTCGCCGGGTGGACCGCGGACTGGCTCACCAGTTCCGCTTCCTGCGGGAGCAGGGGTTGCTGGACCTGGACAGCCGCAGGGGCAAGGCCCCCGGCGGCTATCAGAGCACCCTGCACGAGAAGCGCTGGCCGTTCATCTTCGGCAATGCGGTGGGACGGGACGACGACATCCGCCTCCTGCTCCACGAAGGTGGCCACGCGTTCCACACGCTGGCCTCCCGGGAGCAGCCCCTCATCCACTACCGCACCTGCCCCACCGAATTTGCCGAGGTGGCCTCCTTCGGGATGGAGCTGCTGGCCGCCCGGTACGTGGACGTGCTCTACGCCGACCCCGACGACTACCGGCGGTCCTACCGCAACGCCCTCGAGGACGCCGTGACCACCCTGCCCTGGGTGGCGACCATTGATGCCTTCCAGCACTGGGTGTACACGCACCCGGACCACTCCCCGGAGGAACGGCGGCAGGCCTGGGTCCAGATCTACCGCCGGTTCCATCCGGTCGTGGACTGGTCCGGCTACGAGGATGCCCTGGCCTGGAACTGGCAGCGCCAGCTCCACCTGTACGTGGCCCCGTTCTACTACATCGAGTACGGCATCGCCATGACGGGGGCGCTGCAGATCTGGCGGCGCAGTCGGGCCGACCCCCGGGACGCCGTGCAGCGGTACTGGCGCGCGCTGACCCTGGGGGGATCGCAACCGCTGCCCCGGCTGTTCGAGGCCGCCGGCGCGGCCTTTCGGTTCGACGAAGCCACCCTGGCTCCGCTGGTGGCCGAGGTGGCCGAGGAGCTGGACAGGCTGGGATACTGA
- a CDS encoding glycosyltransferase family protein, with product MRILYGVGSWGLGHATRSLAVLERLLAAGAEVTVVSAGRALALLRRELGDRCALLAWPDVPQTLGRTAWGFYLRSALAVPAMLRVMAAERAATAALHRHRRFDRIVSDNRYGIQHRDVPSFHVAHSLRFLAPGRVRLIELLLEAFNCRWFGRLRKVIVPDSPQDRLAGDLAHDLRVFPPSLLAYVGPLCSVRPLPLPEDVDVFVTLSGPEPQRTLLERRILRQVRGLEGRVVVALGRPEDAGGGLGGAEVYPYLDRRRQQEMLARARVVVSRSGYTTVCELATLGKRAVLVPTPGQTEQAYLARYHDLRGAVRAASQDALDLARDTAAAAARPGLRATVTADEAAQRAAALILDG from the coding sequence ATGCGCATCCTCTACGGTGTGGGGTCATGGGGTCTGGGTCACGCCACCCGAAGCCTGGCCGTCCTGGAGCGCCTGCTGGCGGCTGGAGCCGAGGTCACCGTCGTCAGCGCCGGCCGGGCCCTGGCCCTGCTGCGCCGCGAGCTGGGCGACCGCTGCGCGCTGCTGGCCTGGCCGGACGTCCCCCAGACCCTCGGCCGGACCGCCTGGGGGTTTTACCTCCGCAGCGCGCTGGCCGTGCCGGCCATGCTGCGGGTGATGGCGGCCGAGCGGGCGGCCACCGCCGCGCTGCACCGCCACCGCCGCTTTGACCGCATCGTCAGCGACAACCGCTACGGCATTCAGCATCGGGACGTCCCGTCCTTCCACGTGGCCCACAGCCTGCGCTTTCTCGCGCCCGGGCGCGTGCGGCTGATCGAGCTGCTGCTGGAGGCGTTCAACTGCCGCTGGTTCGGCCGCCTGCGGAAGGTCATCGTGCCCGACAGTCCCCAGGACCGGCTGGCGGGAGATCTGGCCCACGACCTGCGGGTGTTCCCGCCGTCCCTGCTGGCCTACGTGGGCCCGCTGTGCAGCGTCCGGCCGCTGCCCCTGCCCGAGGATGTGGATGTGTTCGTGACCCTCTCGGGTCCCGAGCCCCAGCGCACCCTTCTGGAGCGCCGGATCCTGCGCCAGGTACGGGGCCTGGAGGGCCGGGTGGTGGTCGCCCTGGGACGCCCCGAAGACGCCGGAGGGGGTCTTGGCGGAGCCGAGGTGTACCCGTATCTGGACCGCCGGCGCCAGCAGGAGATGCTGGCCCGGGCCCGGGTGGTCGTCTCGCGCAGCGGCTACACCACCGTGTGCGAACTGGCCACCCTGGGAAAGCGCGCGGTCCTGGTGCCCACGCCCGGCCAGACCGAACAGGCGTACCTGGCCCGCTACCACGACCTCCGCGGGGCGGTGCGGGCCGCCTCCCAGGATGCCCTGGACCTCGCCCGGGACACCGCCGCGGCGGCCGCGCGGCCGGGGCTGCGCGCCACGGTGACCGCGGACGAGGCGGCGCAACGGGCGGCCGCCCTGATCCTGGACGGCTGA
- a CDS encoding enoyl-ACP reductase, which produces MPMLLDGKHALIMGVANQRSIAWGIATAFHREGARLAFTYQNERLKENLEELLDTIGGRDAFPAFPCDVQDDEQVRAVFEGLGQRWGRLHAVAHCIAYAQREDLTRPFHEISRAGYAQALDISAYSLIAVARHAAPLMASSGGGSIMTLTYNAVERVVPGYNVMAVAKAALETEVRYLASELGPSQIRVNAISAGPLKTLAGSAVRGLSRLRDLTEQIAPLRRNITQEDVGDVAVFLASDLSRAVTGNIIFVDSGFHIMGIAQEP; this is translated from the coding sequence ATGCCCATGCTGCTCGACGGCAAGCACGCCCTCATCATGGGGGTCGCCAATCAGCGCAGTATCGCCTGGGGGATCGCCACCGCCTTCCACCGGGAGGGGGCCCGGCTGGCCTTCACCTATCAGAACGAGCGCCTCAAGGAGAACCTGGAGGAACTGCTGGACACCATCGGCGGCCGGGACGCCTTCCCCGCGTTCCCCTGCGACGTGCAGGACGACGAGCAGGTACGGGCGGTCTTCGAGGGCCTGGGGCAGCGGTGGGGACGCCTGCACGCGGTGGCCCACTGCATCGCCTACGCCCAGCGGGAGGACCTGACCCGCCCGTTCCACGAGATCTCCCGCGCGGGGTATGCCCAGGCCCTGGACATCAGCGCCTACTCGCTCATCGCGGTGGCCCGCCACGCCGCGCCCCTGATGGCCAGCAGCGGAGGCGGCTCCATCATGACCCTCACCTACAACGCCGTGGAGAGGGTGGTGCCCGGCTACAACGTCATGGCGGTGGCCAAGGCCGCCCTGGAGACCGAAGTCCGCTACCTGGCCAGCGAGCTGGGCCCCAGCCAGATCCGGGTCAACGCGATTTCCGCCGGCCCCCTGAAGACCCTGGCCGGCAGCGCCGTGCGGGGGCTGTCGCGGCTGCGGGACCTGACCGAGCAGATCGCTCCCTTGCGCCGCAACATCACCCAGGAGGACGTGGGGGACGTGGCGGTGTTCCTGGCCAGCGACCTTTCCCGCGCCGTGACGGGGAACATCATCTTCGTGGACAGCGGCTTCCACATCATGGGTATCGCCCAGGAGCCCTGA